The Agaribacterium sp. ZY112 genome includes the window CTAACGGACTTGGACTGACCGCAGGGGAAGGACTCACAACAGGAGAAGGGCTTGGACTTACTATAGGGCTGACTGATGGGCTTGGGCTAAGTAGAGGACTGGGAGAAGGGCTAAGTGAGGGGCTCGGTGAAGCGCCAGTAATAAGGCTTAACTCAAATGCATCCATATTCCACTGCCAATTATGGCTGCCAGAACCTATTAAACGAACGCGATTCACGCCCTGCTCTAGATCAACGCTATAAGCCGCCTCTAAAGATACAAAACGATCCCATGAGCCTGTTGGCACGATGGTGCTACCTTGGGATAACCAAGAGCCATTAGTTAGTAGCTGAAACTCAACAGCTGCACCAGAAGGAATTGATGTACCAACAAAGTAGTCAAGCGCGTAGGCTCCTGCCGCTGTCACTTGCAGCTCATACTCAACATAGTCACCGCGATTGACATAGTTAATGGCACTGCCGCCACCTATGGCGTAAGTGCTAACAGGGCTAGGCTGGCCGTCGGCGTAAGTACCTCCACTGGCGACAAAGTTTTCAGCTTCAAGTCGTAAGGTATTGGCATTAGCAGCATTACTAAGAGACGCGACAGCAAGCAAAAAAGAAGCTGCAGCAAGTTCAGTCGCGTAGCTAAACGCTTTAAGACGGACATTCATGATCTTTCCTTGACCCAGGTACAAGCCTGATAGTTATTTTTATTGTAAGTGCGAATAGCACAGCAGCGGAGTATAGCGACTAAGCGAAATCCCAGCTAACGATTAACCAGCGCTTTATCACTTTTGTGAAACAAATAGACTTTAGGCTTAAAAAAACAGAAGCTAAGTTCAAACCCTAAGCATTGTTTTAATAAAAAACACTGAAACTAAAGCCTGAAATAAAAAGCTCAAAATAAAAACCATGCTCTCTCAGCAAATATCAAGAGCCGTATATAAGCTAAAAACAACAGACATAAAAAAAGCGAAGCCCAAAAGATTCGGAACTTCGCAAAACACACGACAGGAAGTGTATGGGTGAAGAGTGCTAAGCCGAGCCTAGGCATAAGGCATATGCACTCTTTAAAACTGTATTATTGCTTAGCGCGCTGCTTCTCTACCTCTTGCATCAAGGTTTCCAAATACGCTGCAGCCATTGCCGACCAATTTTCCATCAGCATGCCAAAATAAATTAAGTTATTACTTCTATTCGAAAACACGCTGCCAATGACATCGGGGGTGTCCTCATGATCCATCACTTGCATAATCGTTTGACCATCGGGGCTCAGGAAGGCCAAATCGACTTTAACGGCCCCTACTTTGGTCAATATAAGAGTCTGTCTCGTTGCAGACTGCTCAGGGGAATAAATATCTAGCTCAACAAGCCGAGGCTTTAAAAGCAGCGCATCACTACTAGGCGCATCAAGTACATCCCAGTTGTGTTTTTTCAAAGCCAGCGCTAAAAAATCGACTAAGGTTTGCCCATATTTTTTCATGATGACTCGACGGTAATGACGTGTCGTCTTTGATTGAAACTCCAACATCCAAGATTCAGCAAACTCAACCTCAGGTTCATCAATATAAATTTTGCGCTGCTCAGGTAGCTTGAATGAAGGCGCCAATAAAAACGTGTCGAACTCATCCACCTCAATAGTTTCAAGCTCTTGGCTTCTTGCCTCCAAGCACAAACTGAATATCAAGATGCCCAGTATCAAAGAGAACAACTGCTTATTTATAAACCGAGTATGAAATTTCATAACCACTCACCTCTTACCTTTATGGCTTGTTGATCAATATTGTTTTTCCGAGTTCTGACGTTGTTTTTGGTACTCTCCCGGTGTCAGGCCGGTCTTTTTCTTAAACACACGATAAAAACTATTGCGATTATTAAAGCCTGACAAATACGCTATATCTGTCACGCTATGCTGTTTAGGTTTGTTATCCATCAAGCTAACTGCTTGCTCAAAACGGTGTGAATTGAGCATGTCGTAAAAGCTGGTATTAAGATGACTATTCAATAATTCAGATAACTGATGCTTGGTCACGCCAAGCTTTTCAGCCAAACTCGATAAGCTAAGATCCGGGTCCAAATACAGTTTTTGCTCAAGCATCAGGCGGTCTAACTCCAGTGCTAACTCTCTTGCGGCATCGGTACTTAACTCTAAGTTTTTAGCCTTTGTTTGCTTGGTATTCGAATCTGTATCGCTGACCAACACCGTATTCTGTAGCTTTTCTAAGGCCAGGTCTGGCTGGCTCTTTACACTTGTACCTTGCCCAGACTCTGAGTCGCTAGAGTGACTGCGTCTTAAAGCCTGCTCAGACTCAAATTCATCAGCAGAGCCTGAAGCATCAACCGGCGCAAATACGTCTGGCTGTATCAATAAGCACAAAGAAATGGTGCTTATATAAACCGAAAACGCCGAGACAGTCGCTGCAACCCAGTAGTAGCTAATTGCCACCCCAGAGTGAAGCAGCAGCACCATCGTCAAATCATATATAACAATGGCAGCAAGCCCTGCAACGAGGTAGAGCATCCAAAAGTAGCTTGAGTTACGAAACTCTTTACCCAGCACTGAAATCTTGGCGCGATAACGGTACAGGGTGAAAATAGATGCCCCCAAATACACTGCCACCTGAAGCATCAAGGCGCTCTGATAAATCGTAAAATCGAGCCACTGTAATCTGAAATAATGCAGCGCGGTCACCGAGGTAAAGGGCAGCACATGGATAAGTAGCCGCTTATAACTCTGCTTGCTGTGTACCACATGACCTAAGAGGGTCCATATAAGCGGCCCATAAAACCAAGTCGATGTACTTGCCAGCGAAAACAATAAATGAGGCGTTTCACCAAAAGCCAAGGACAAATAGCTATTTAAGGGAATCACCAACAATAAAGCGATAAATAGCAGCAGTACAATTTTTGCCTCTGACGGGCACCGCCTATTCAGCAATACACTTAAGCAGGTCCATAGGCCTAAGCTCATTGAAAACATATACAGTAATTTGAGGAGCTCTACCGAGACTCCTTGTTCAGCACTCATTGCTGCACCCACCTATATTTTTATTTATTTGGCTGGAACTGCATTCTTAGAAGCACCATCGCTTCAACTTGAATTCAGTGTGGAACAAAATAGCTCCCCAGCTGTCTCCCTCGACGGAAAATGACGTATCCCGCTCTTTAATGCATGCACAAAGACGGTGAGGTTTGTTATTACTTACACCGTAGTCTTGATACTAGCTAGGGCCTGACAATATGAGACCTAGATAAACCAAGTCCAGCCAGCTCAGAAGACACACGCAAACACAAGCCCAGTCAAAACGGGCGCGCATTCTAGTTTGTCACAACAAACTTAGGAAGACAGAGCCCCGACTTAAGTTACCGTTCCTTATAAACAAAGCGCATATGCCAATAGAACGGAGAGCTTGAAACAAGTGATATTCAACGAGGTCAAAAGCCAAGTAGTTGATATATTACAAAGGGACCGGTTGATGCATACCTTACAAAGGGCAATGGCCAAAGATCAAAACCTACCCAAAGCTAAACCATCGATTGCGATGCAAACCCTGCTGGATCAAGCTCGCGCCCAATTGCCTCTTGATAAAAGTTCTGCGAGTTTATGTCGTGGTCCCTGTAAAGGCTGCCCTAAAAAACTGCTTGAGTTTGCAAACCAAGAAATTGAAGACTGGCAAGCGATGCTTGATGCAGCAGAAGAACCCAAGCTTGGCGACATTTCTGCTCTGGCTAAAAGGCTAAGCAAAATTAAAAAAGCGCTGCTCGCCAATGGGTTTTAGCAAGCAGCGCCGATACATGTCTTATTCTAAATTCAAGCTAAAGCTGTACTCATAATCGCCTGCAGGTACTCGATACTTAGCTAAAGGGGCTCCTAAACTTGTCCAGGAATCCTGGCCGCCTACGCCAGCTTGGGCCAAGTCAATATTCACGGTAAAGAAACCCTGCTCAACTAAATCATAAGGGTGTAAAGCCTCATCAA containing:
- a CDS encoding helix-turn-helix domain-containing protein, coding for MSAEQGVSVELLKLLYMFSMSLGLWTCLSVLLNRRCPSEAKIVLLLFIALLLVIPLNSYLSLAFGETPHLLFSLASTSTWFYGPLIWTLLGHVVHSKQSYKRLLIHVLPFTSVTALHYFRLQWLDFTIYQSALMLQVAVYLGASIFTLYRYRAKISVLGKEFRNSSYFWMLYLVAGLAAIVIYDLTMVLLLHSGVAISYYWVAATVSAFSVYISTISLCLLIQPDVFAPVDASGSADEFESEQALRRSHSSDSESGQGTSVKSQPDLALEKLQNTVLVSDTDSNTKQTKAKNLELSTDAARELALELDRLMLEQKLYLDPDLSLSSLAEKLGVTKHQLSELLNSHLNTSFYDMLNSHRFEQAVSLMDNKPKQHSVTDIAYLSGFNNRNSFYRVFKKKTGLTPGEYQKQRQNSEKQY